The following proteins are encoded in a genomic region of Actinomadura sp. NAK00032:
- a CDS encoding TetR/AcrR family transcriptional regulator: protein MSPRKAAALRAGDRTLREHLIATAERMMAEGATAGLTVRAIAREAGVADGVLYNHFADKEELLAHALRARAESVGRALDPLPEPGTATVEENLRAYVAHGMAAHGALVPALAGLVAQPEVLARFSALSGGEEDWRSRLAGYLRAERDLGRLAADAPVDAATSMIVGACHEPVLSALFQGEDIAHRVPRAGAGDLVAVVLRGIAPH from the coding sequence ATGTCACCTCGAAAAGCGGCCGCGCTGCGCGCCGGCGACCGGACCCTGCGCGAGCACCTGATCGCGACGGCGGAGCGGATGATGGCCGAGGGCGCGACGGCCGGGCTGACCGTCCGGGCGATCGCGCGCGAGGCCGGCGTCGCCGACGGCGTCCTCTACAACCACTTCGCCGACAAGGAGGAGCTGCTCGCGCACGCGCTGCGGGCGCGGGCGGAGTCGGTGGGCAGGGCGCTCGACCCGCTGCCCGAGCCCGGCACCGCGACCGTCGAGGAGAACCTGCGCGCATACGTCGCGCACGGGATGGCCGCCCACGGCGCCCTCGTGCCCGCGCTGGCCGGCCTCGTCGCGCAGCCCGAGGTGCTCGCCCGGTTCTCGGCGCTGAGCGGCGGCGAGGAGGACTGGCGGTCCCGGCTCGCCGGCTACCTGCGGGCCGAGCGCGACCTCGGCCGCCTCGCCGCCGACGCACCGGTGGACGCCGCCACGTCCATGATCGTCGGTGCCTGCCACGAACCGGTGCTGTCGGCGCTCTTCCAGGGCGAGGACATCGCGCACCGCGTCCCGCGGGCCGGCGCCGGCGACCTGGTCGCCGTCGTGCTGCGCGGCATCGCCCCGCACTAG
- a CDS encoding class I SAM-dependent methyltransferase: MAEIVNTHQAEAWNGYEGAHWAEHPDRYDAVNGGFNDALLDAAAIGPHDRVLDIGCGNGQTTRLAARRARLGGATGVDLSGPMLGTARERAAAEGVGNVEFVQGDAQVHPFQDGAFDVAISRVGVMFFADPVAAFGNVRRALRDGGRLAFLAMAPLGDTDLQSVFAALPPREEAPIGHDGPLSLSDPGRVQEVLGAAGFGAVNCRRVEAEQIWGRDARDAAEFFAAWGPIRYNYGAGDDLVATLADAMRRFERDGAVRLRSTSWLVTARR; encoded by the coding sequence ATGGCGGAGATCGTCAACACGCATCAAGCGGAGGCGTGGAACGGGTACGAGGGCGCGCACTGGGCCGAGCATCCCGACCGGTACGACGCGGTCAACGGCGGGTTCAACGACGCCCTGCTGGACGCGGCCGCCATCGGGCCGCACGACCGCGTCCTCGACATCGGCTGTGGGAACGGGCAGACCACCCGGCTCGCGGCCCGGCGGGCCCGGCTCGGCGGGGCGACGGGCGTGGACCTGTCCGGGCCCATGCTCGGAACCGCCCGCGAGCGCGCCGCGGCGGAGGGCGTCGGGAACGTGGAGTTCGTCCAGGGCGACGCCCAGGTCCACCCCTTCCAGGACGGCGCCTTCGACGTGGCGATCAGCCGGGTCGGCGTCATGTTCTTCGCCGATCCCGTCGCCGCGTTCGGGAACGTCCGGCGGGCGCTGCGGGACGGCGGGCGGCTGGCGTTCCTGGCGATGGCACCCCTCGGCGACACCGACCTCCAGTCCGTCTTCGCCGCGCTGCCGCCGCGCGAGGAGGCCCCGATCGGGCACGACGGGCCCCTGTCGCTGTCGGATCCCGGGCGCGTCCAGGAGGTGCTCGGCGCGGCCGGGTTCGGCGCCGTGAACTGCCGCCGGGTCGAGGCCGAGCAGATCTGGGGGCGGGACGCGCGGGACGCGGCGGAGTTCTTCGCCGCATGGGGCCCGATCCGCTACAACTACGGCGCGGGAGACGACCTGGTCGCCACGCTCGCGGACGCGATGCGGCGCTTCGAACGCGACGGCGCCGTCCGCCTGCGGAGCACGTCCTGGCTGGTGACGGCACGCCGGTGA
- a CDS encoding winged helix DNA-binding domain-containing protein: MKADRRDLNRALLARQMLLERRDMPVLDAIEHLVGMQAQAPSPPHIGLWSRLDGFAFDAVGPLMTERRVLRMVLMRGTLHLVSARDARALRPLTQPLLDNYLRTRAADLAGIDLDAVTAHARALLEDEPRTDKELRELLAERWPGEDPALLGWAVRLRLPLVQVPPRGIWGASGIARHTTLDTWLDGRPTAETTLDEVVLRYLAAFGPASAQDVQQWSGLTRLGEVVERLRPRLLEFRDEDGRALYDVPDAPRPGGDAPAPVRFVPDFDNLLLSHADRARIISEEHRKRVFTVNGIIRATFLVDGFVHGMWKIEKKRGEAVLRVDPFAPVPKRECAALEEEGLRLLAAAHPGVKSHAVEFL; the protein is encoded by the coding sequence ATGAAGGCTGACAGGCGAGACCTGAACCGGGCGCTGCTCGCGCGGCAGATGCTGCTGGAGCGGCGCGACATGCCCGTCCTGGACGCGATCGAGCATCTCGTCGGCATGCAGGCGCAGGCGCCGAGCCCGCCGCACATCGGGCTGTGGAGCCGGCTCGACGGCTTCGCGTTCGACGCGGTCGGCCCGCTGATGACCGAGCGGCGAGTGCTCAGGATGGTCCTGATGCGCGGAACGCTCCACCTGGTCAGCGCCCGCGACGCCCGCGCGCTCCGGCCGCTCACCCAGCCGCTCCTGGACAACTACCTGCGGACCCGGGCCGCCGACCTCGCCGGCATCGACCTCGACGCGGTCACCGCGCACGCCCGCGCACTGCTGGAGGACGAACCGCGCACCGACAAGGAGCTGCGCGAGCTGCTGGCCGAGCGTTGGCCGGGCGAGGACCCCGCGCTGCTCGGCTGGGCGGTCCGGCTCCGGCTGCCGCTGGTGCAGGTCCCGCCGCGCGGCATCTGGGGCGCCTCCGGAATCGCCCGGCACACGACGCTCGACACCTGGCTGGACGGGCGTCCGACCGCCGAGACGACGCTGGACGAGGTCGTGCTGCGCTATCTGGCCGCGTTCGGGCCGGCGAGCGCGCAGGACGTCCAGCAGTGGTCCGGCCTGACGCGGCTCGGCGAGGTCGTCGAGCGGCTGCGGCCCCGGCTGCTGGAGTTCCGGGACGAGGACGGCCGCGCGCTCTACGACGTGCCGGACGCGCCGCGCCCCGGCGGCGACGCGCCCGCGCCGGTCCGGTTCGTCCCGGACTTCGACAACCTGCTGCTCTCGCACGCCGACCGCGCCCGGATCATCAGCGAGGAGCACCGCAAGCGCGTCTTCACCGTCAACGGCATCATCCGCGCGACGTTCCTCGTGGACGGCTTCGTCCACGGCATGTGGAAGATCGAGAAGAAGCGCGGGGAGGCGGTGCTGCGCGTCGACCCGTTCGCGCCTGTCCCGAAGCGGGAGTGCGCCGCGCTGGAGGAGGAGGGCCTGCGACTGCTGGCCGCCGCACATCCCGGCGTGAAGTCGCACGCGGTCGAGTTCCTCTAG
- a CDS encoding MarR family winged helix-turn-helix transcriptional regulator, producing MTEAQWLDDEEQETWRAFLWTSRLLNSALDRQLQRDSGMPHAYYMILAMLSEAPGRALTMTALAELVHSSPSRLSHAVNRLEEAGWVSRCKHDGDRRTTIARLTDEGYAVLAKAAPGHVAEVRRHLFDPLDREQMLAFRETLHALLSSLDPDHEAPCARGEG from the coding sequence ATGACCGAGGCGCAGTGGCTGGACGACGAGGAGCAGGAGACCTGGCGGGCCTTCCTGTGGACGTCGCGGCTGCTCAACTCCGCCCTCGACCGGCAGCTCCAGCGCGACTCCGGGATGCCGCACGCCTACTACATGATCCTGGCGATGCTGTCGGAGGCCCCCGGCCGCGCGCTGACGATGACCGCGCTCGCCGAGCTCGTCCACTCGTCCCCGAGCCGCCTCTCGCACGCCGTGAACCGGCTGGAGGAGGCCGGCTGGGTGAGCCGCTGCAAGCACGACGGCGACCGCCGCACCACGATCGCGCGGCTGACCGACGAGGGGTACGCGGTGCTGGCCAAGGCGGCGCCCGGCCATGTCGCCGAGGTCAGGCGCCACCTGTTCGACCCGCTGGACCGCGAGCAGATGCTCGCCTTCCGCGAGACCCTGCACGCGCTCCTGTCGTCCCTCGACCCCGACCACGAGGCCCCCTGCGCCCGCGGCGAAGGCTGA
- a CDS encoding dioxygenase: MTRMPVLYLSHGAPPLADDARWTGQLARWSADLPKPAAILMVSAHWEAAPLSIGATRQVPLVYDFWGFPERYYRVRYDAPGAPELAAEVRKLIPGVRQDEERGLDHGAYVPLVEMYPDADVPVLQMSMPTLEPERLFEVGRSLAPLRERGVLIVGSGFTTHNLRELRPDPDAPPPAWSAEFDEWTDRAVRGGDVDALLDFRAKAPAARIAHPRTEHFAPLFMALGADADQASRRRSVIDGYWLGLAKRSFQFG; the protein is encoded by the coding sequence ATGACCCGGATGCCGGTGCTCTACCTGAGCCATGGCGCGCCGCCGCTGGCGGACGACGCCCGGTGGACCGGCCAGCTCGCCCGCTGGTCGGCGGACCTGCCGAAGCCCGCGGCGATCCTCATGGTGTCGGCGCACTGGGAGGCCGCGCCGCTCAGCATCGGCGCCACGCGGCAGGTGCCGCTGGTGTACGACTTCTGGGGGTTCCCCGAGCGCTACTACCGCGTCCGCTACGACGCGCCCGGCGCTCCCGAACTGGCCGCCGAGGTGCGCAAGCTGATCCCCGGCGTCCGGCAGGACGAGGAGCGGGGCCTGGACCACGGCGCCTACGTCCCGCTCGTGGAGATGTACCCGGACGCCGACGTCCCCGTGCTGCAGATGTCGATGCCGACGCTGGAGCCGGAGCGGCTCTTCGAGGTGGGGCGGAGCCTCGCGCCGCTGCGCGAGCGGGGCGTGCTGATCGTCGGGAGCGGGTTCACCACGCACAACCTGCGGGAGCTGCGCCCGGACCCGGACGCCCCGCCGCCCGCCTGGTCGGCGGAGTTCGACGAGTGGACGGACCGCGCGGTGCGGGGCGGCGACGTCGACGCCCTGCTCGACTTCCGCGCGAAGGCGCCCGCGGCGCGCATCGCCCACCCCCGGACCGAGCATTTCGCGCCGCTGTTCATGGCGCTGGGAGCGGACGCGGACCAGGCGTCGAGGCGCCGGTCCGTGATCGACGGCTACTGGCTCGGGCTGGCGAAGCGCTCGTTCCAGTTCGGGTGA
- a CDS encoding NAD(P)-dependent oxidoreductase, with product MKILLAGATGVVGRRLIPLLVQAGHEVAGTTRRSDRAALLRDLGAAPVVVDVLDGPAVRDAVAAERPDAVIHQLTDLSEEDFGANSRLRIAGTRNLVDAAKAAGVETMVAQSIAWLYVPGGAAAAESDPLDSTLPPYEGVAALEDAVGEMPRGVVLRYGALYGPGTWYAPDGAIAERARAGTLRLAPSWTSFVHADDAASAALAALDWPAGAVNIVDDEPATTADWLPVYSAAIGAPHPGSAGKHAATTGRPVSNAKALGLGWKPQVTSWRTGFTQMETATDGPTG from the coding sequence TTGAAGATTCTCCTCGCCGGAGCGACCGGAGTCGTCGGTCGCCGGCTGATCCCGCTGCTCGTCCAGGCGGGCCACGAGGTCGCAGGGACGACGCGCCGGTCCGACCGCGCCGCGCTGCTGCGCGATCTCGGCGCCGCGCCCGTCGTCGTGGACGTGCTCGACGGCCCGGCGGTCCGCGACGCCGTCGCGGCCGAGCGCCCGGACGCCGTGATCCACCAGCTCACCGACCTCAGCGAGGAGGACTTCGGCGCCAACTCGCGGCTGCGCATCGCCGGCACCCGCAACCTGGTGGACGCGGCGAAGGCCGCGGGCGTCGAGACGATGGTCGCGCAGAGCATCGCCTGGCTGTACGTCCCGGGCGGCGCGGCGGCCGCCGAGAGCGACCCGCTCGACTCGACGCTGCCCCCGTACGAGGGCGTCGCGGCGCTGGAGGACGCGGTCGGCGAGATGCCGCGCGGCGTCGTGCTGCGGTACGGCGCGCTCTACGGCCCCGGCACCTGGTACGCCCCCGACGGCGCGATCGCCGAGCGGGCCCGCGCGGGCACGCTGCGGCTGGCGCCCTCGTGGACGTCCTTCGTGCACGCCGACGACGCGGCCTCGGCGGCGCTCGCCGCGCTCGACTGGCCGGCCGGCGCCGTCAACATCGTGGACGACGAGCCCGCCACCACGGCCGACTGGCTGCCCGTCTACAGCGCGGCGATCGGCGCTCCCCACCCGGGCAGCGCCGGCAAGCACGCCGCGACGACCGGCCGCCCGGTGTCCAACGCCAAGGCGCTGGGCCTCGGCTGGAAGCCGCAGGTGACCTCGTGGCGCACCGGTTTCACCCAGATGGAGACCGCGACCGACGGACCGACCGGCTAA
- a CDS encoding O-acetyl-ADP-ribose deacetylase, whose amino-acid sequence MEITLVRGDITEQDVDAVVNAANSSLLGGGGVDGAIHRRGGREILDACRDLRASHYGGGLPTGRAVATTAGRLPARWVIHTVGPVYSASDDRSGLLASCYRESLRVADELGAASVAFPAVSAGIFGWPLDDAARIAVGTVRSTPTQVADVRFVLFSADVYAAFEHALESS is encoded by the coding sequence ATGGAGATCACTCTCGTGCGGGGCGACATCACCGAGCAGGACGTCGACGCGGTCGTGAACGCGGCCAACTCGTCGCTGCTCGGAGGCGGCGGCGTGGACGGCGCGATCCACCGCCGGGGTGGGCGGGAGATCCTCGACGCGTGCCGTGACCTGCGCGCCTCGCATTACGGCGGCGGGCTGCCGACCGGTCGGGCGGTCGCGACCACGGCCGGGCGGCTGCCCGCCCGCTGGGTGATCCACACGGTCGGGCCGGTGTACTCCGCGTCCGACGACCGCTCCGGCCTGCTGGCCTCCTGCTACCGCGAGTCCCTCCGCGTCGCCGACGAGCTGGGCGCCGCCTCGGTCGCCTTCCCGGCCGTGTCGGCGGGCATCTTCGGCTGGCCGCTGGACGATGCCGCCCGGATCGCGGTCGGCACCGTCCGCTCCACTCCCACTCAGGTCGCCGACGTCCGGTTCGTCCTCTTCAGCGCGGACGTCTACGCCGCCTTCGAGCACGCTCTGGAATCGTCCTAA
- a CDS encoding universal stress protein: protein MTVLIAFDGSDDSRTAIEFAARHLKGEPTVIMTVWEPLLTQITWAPIAAVAPIPAGPQDGDTWEEEKQAEQLARAGADLALAAGLTEVTTRAERGGGPVWAAIVDVADELDASLIVTGSRGLAGARSVILGSVSTRVLHHAHRPVLVVPPRKKED from the coding sequence ATGACAGTTCTCATTGCATTCGACGGTTCTGACGACTCGCGTACCGCCATCGAGTTCGCCGCACGCCATCTGAAGGGCGAGCCGACCGTGATCATGACGGTGTGGGAGCCGCTGCTGACCCAGATCACCTGGGCGCCGATCGCCGCCGTGGCACCGATCCCCGCCGGGCCGCAGGACGGCGACACCTGGGAGGAGGAGAAGCAGGCCGAGCAGCTCGCGCGGGCGGGCGCCGACCTCGCCCTCGCCGCCGGGCTGACCGAGGTGACGACGCGTGCGGAGCGCGGCGGCGGACCCGTGTGGGCCGCCATCGTGGACGTCGCGGACGAACTGGACGCGTCGTTGATCGTCACGGGTTCGCGCGGCCTGGCGGGCGCCCGTTCCGTCATCTTGGGCAGCGTGTCGACCCGCGTGCTGCATCACGCGCACCGGCCCGTCCTCGTGGTGCCGCCCCGCAAGAAGGAGGACTGA
- a CDS encoding TIGR03084 family metal-binding protein, producing the protein MPDLHSLLADLAAEGDSVDALVAPLPAARWADPTPAEGWTIAHQIAHLAWTDDQAVVAATDAGAFAELVEAALADPEGYVETGAREGAKEDPAALLARWRDGRRGMVAALAAVPPGTRLPWFGPPMGAATLATARLMETWAHGEDVADALGVRREPTHRLRHVAHIGVRTRDFAYRNRGLEPPAEEFRVVLAGPGGEEWTWGPADARQSVTGPALDFCHAVAQRRHRADLALTATGPDADRWLDIAQAFAGPPGTGRAPQAG; encoded by the coding sequence ATGCCAGATCTGCACTCTCTGCTCGCCGACCTCGCCGCCGAGGGCGACTCCGTCGACGCCCTCGTCGCGCCGCTGCCCGCCGCCCGCTGGGCGGACCCGACCCCCGCCGAGGGCTGGACGATCGCGCACCAGATCGCCCATCTCGCCTGGACCGACGACCAGGCCGTGGTCGCGGCCACCGACGCCGGCGCGTTCGCCGAGCTCGTCGAGGCGGCCCTCGCCGACCCCGAAGGCTATGTCGAGACGGGCGCGCGGGAGGGCGCGAAGGAGGACCCGGCGGCGCTCCTCGCGCGCTGGCGCGACGGGCGCCGCGGCATGGTGGCCGCCCTCGCCGCCGTCCCGCCCGGTACGCGGCTGCCCTGGTTCGGCCCGCCGATGGGCGCCGCGACGCTGGCGACCGCGCGGCTGATGGAGACGTGGGCGCACGGCGAGGACGTCGCCGACGCGCTCGGGGTCCGACGCGAGCCGACGCACCGGCTCCGGCACGTCGCGCACATCGGCGTCCGGACCCGCGACTTCGCGTACCGCAACCGCGGGCTGGAGCCGCCGGCCGAGGAGTTCCGCGTCGTCCTGGCGGGCCCCGGCGGCGAGGAGTGGACGTGGGGGCCGGCGGACGCGCGCCAGTCCGTCACCGGCCCCGCGCTCGACTTCTGCCACGCCGTCGCGCAGCGCCGGCACCGCGCCGATCTCGCCCTCACCGCCACCGGGCCGGACGCCGACCGCTGGCTGGACATCGCCCAGGCGTTCGCCGGGCCGCCCGGCACCGGCCGCGCGCCGCAGGCCGGCTGA
- a CDS encoding AMP-binding protein, with product MLDLATLHEAIAAAIPDRECLVWRDRRTTWRETADRTRRLANVLHGHGLGLRGTAAEPWESPHDHLALYLHNGPEYLEGLVGAHKARVAPFNVNYRYVDDELAHLFGDARPAAVLFHARFADAIGRVVERLAERPLLLQVADESGAPLLPGALDYEDALAKASTDPLPVRPEAGDLHILYTGGTTGMPKGVLWRIGDLMIGPLGLRRRDGVPVTDLEDAVARAVRSDVRVLVGPPLMHGAGTWSALGAWCGGGCVVFPDRVDGLDAADLMATAERERVTRMPLVGDAFARPITAALEARPHDLGALRTFVNSAAAISPGVKARMLELLPRTRIVDVLGSSESGFQVTRNGSAARTFAAAPGTAVLSADRSRRLAPGEDELGWLAKGGDAIPLGYLGDPAKTAGTFLALDGERLVVAGDRARLLADGTVEVHGREATTINTGGEKVFAEEVESVLRGLPGVADALVVGRPSEHWGTEIVAVVSPAGGPSDAELRAGCAAHLARYKIPKAFVRTDAGLRLPNGKADYAAARALLD from the coding sequence ATGCTCGACCTGGCGACACTGCACGAGGCCATCGCCGCCGCGATCCCCGACCGCGAGTGCCTGGTGTGGCGCGACCGCCGGACGACCTGGCGCGAGACGGCCGACCGCACCCGGCGGCTGGCGAACGTCCTGCACGGGCACGGCCTCGGCCTGCGCGGCACGGCGGCCGAGCCGTGGGAGTCGCCGCACGACCATCTCGCGCTCTACCTGCACAACGGCCCCGAGTACCTGGAGGGCCTGGTCGGCGCGCACAAGGCCCGGGTCGCCCCGTTCAACGTCAACTACCGGTACGTGGACGACGAGCTGGCGCACCTGTTCGGCGACGCCCGCCCGGCCGCCGTGCTCTTCCACGCGCGGTTCGCGGACGCCATCGGCCGGGTCGTCGAGCGGCTGGCCGAGCGCCCGCTGCTCCTCCAGGTCGCGGACGAGTCCGGCGCCCCGCTGCTGCCCGGCGCGCTCGACTACGAGGACGCCCTCGCCAAGGCGTCGACCGACCCGCTGCCGGTGCGCCCCGAGGCCGGTGACCTGCACATCCTCTACACCGGCGGGACGACCGGCATGCCGAAGGGCGTGCTGTGGCGGATCGGCGACCTGATGATCGGCCCGCTCGGCCTGCGGCGCCGCGACGGCGTCCCCGTCACCGATCTGGAGGACGCCGTCGCGCGGGCCGTCCGCAGCGACGTGCGGGTGCTGGTCGGCCCGCCGCTGATGCACGGGGCCGGCACGTGGTCGGCGCTCGGCGCCTGGTGCGGCGGCGGGTGCGTGGTGTTCCCCGACCGGGTGGACGGCCTGGACGCGGCCGACCTGATGGCCACCGCCGAGCGCGAGCGCGTCACCCGGATGCCGCTGGTCGGGGACGCGTTCGCCCGTCCGATCACGGCGGCGCTGGAGGCGCGCCCGCACGACCTGGGCGCGCTCCGCACGTTCGTGAACTCGGCCGCCGCGATCAGTCCCGGCGTGAAGGCCCGGATGCTGGAGCTCCTCCCCCGGACCCGGATCGTGGACGTCCTCGGCTCGTCGGAGTCGGGGTTCCAGGTCACCCGGAACGGCTCGGCGGCGCGGACGTTCGCGGCGGCGCCCGGGACGGCGGTGCTGTCCGCCGACCGGTCCCGGCGGCTCGCCCCCGGCGAGGACGAGCTGGGCTGGCTGGCCAAGGGCGGCGACGCGATCCCGCTCGGCTACCTGGGCGACCCGGCGAAGACCGCGGGCACCTTCCTGGCGCTGGACGGCGAGCGCCTCGTCGTGGCGGGCGACCGGGCGCGGCTGCTCGCGGACGGCACCGTCGAGGTCCACGGCCGCGAGGCCACCACGATCAACACCGGCGGGGAGAAGGTGTTCGCGGAGGAGGTCGAGTCTGTGCTGCGCGGGCTGCCGGGCGTCGCGGACGCGCTGGTCGTCGGCCGGCCGAGCGAGCACTGGGGCACCGAGATCGTCGCGGTGGTCAGCCCCGCCGGGGGCCCGTCCGACGCGGAGCTGCGCGCGGGCTGCGCCGCCCACCTGGCCCGCTACAAGATCCCGAAGGCGTTCGTCCGGACGGACGCGGGCCTGCGCCTGCCGAACGGCAAGGCCGACTACGCCGCCGCCCGCGCCCTCCTCGACTGA
- a CDS encoding class I SAM-dependent methyltransferase has translation MTRGTTAPNRLRRVDRWIAATQTGPLHADPRPLAVDLGYGASPVTTFEIYARLRAVAPRLEVVGIEIEPDRVAAGRTLLAALREPPEPPDPPPPQPSGSGKGAEAPKGAVALKGAVALKGAGALKGAGALKGAGALKGAGAFKGGAGVNRAGAAFDGLSFRRGGFELPVPRPPALVRAFNVLRQYDETAAWRAWDDLRARLAPSGVLVEGTCDEIGRRAVWVTLTADGPQTITFAAHLGSLERPSVLAERLPKTLIHRNVPGEPVHALLADFDRCWATAAPHSAFGPRARWVEAVSLLARTHPVFTHLPYGGRHRWRLGEVTLPWTAVAPRG, from the coding sequence GTGACTCGCGGCACCACCGCCCCCAACCGGCTCCGCCGCGTCGACCGCTGGATCGCCGCCACCCAGACCGGCCCCCTCCACGCCGACCCGCGCCCGCTGGCCGTCGATCTCGGCTACGGCGCCTCGCCGGTCACCACGTTCGAGATCTACGCCCGGCTGCGCGCCGTCGCACCGCGCCTGGAGGTCGTCGGCATCGAGATAGAGCCGGACCGCGTCGCCGCCGGCCGCACCCTCCTCGCCGCCCTCCGCGAACCCCCCGAACCCCCGGACCCGCCCCCGCCGCAGCCCTCCGGCAGCGGCAAAGGAGCCGAAGCCCCCAAAGGAGCCGTTGCCCTCAAAGGGGCCGTTGCCCTCAAAGGGGCCGGTGCCCTCAAAGGGGCCGGTGCCCTCAAAGGGGCCGGTGCCCTCAAAGGGGCCGGTGCCTTCAAAGGAGGGGCGGGGGTGAACCGTGCCGGGGCGGCGTTCGACGGGCTGTCGTTTCGGCGCGGGGGGTTCGAGTTGCCGGTGCCGCGGCCGCCTGCGCTGGTCAGAGCGTTCAACGTGCTGCGGCAGTACGACGAGACGGCCGCGTGGCGCGCATGGGACGATCTGCGCGCGCGCCTGGCGCCCTCGGGCGTCCTCGTGGAGGGGACGTGCGACGAGATCGGGCGCCGCGCGGTCTGGGTCACCCTCACCGCGGACGGGCCCCAGACCATCACGTTCGCCGCGCATCTGGGCTCGCTGGAACGTCCGTCCGTGCTGGCCGAGCGGCTGCCGAAGACGCTGATCCACCGGAACGTGCCGGGCGAGCCCGTCCACGCGCTGCTGGCGGACTTCGACCGCTGCTGGGCGACGGCCGCGCCGCACTCGGCGTTCGGCCCCCGCGCGCGCTGGGTCGAGGCGGTGTCGCTCCTGGCGCGGACCCACCCCGTCTTCACGCATCTGCCGTACGGCGGACGGCACCGGTGGCGCCTCGGCGAGGTCACCCTCCCCTGGACGGCGGTCGCCCCGCGAGGCTGA
- a CDS encoding SDR family NAD(P)-dependent oxidoreductase, which translates to MRKTAIVTGASSGIGAATARRLAAEGFNVVLAARRRDRLDALAKEIAETVPGAAKIVPLTLDVTSQESVDALAAAVDTCHVLVNNAGGAVGLESVAAADLADWQTMYDTNVLGLVRVTKAVLPKLVESGAGHVVNITSLAAHVPYEGGGGYNAAKHAAYAVNDVLRLELVAEPVRITEIAPGLVKTEEFSLVRFRGDAERAAKPYEGVPEPLVAEDVADCVAWAVTRPAHVNIDRIDVQPRVQAAPYKLHRE; encoded by the coding sequence ATGCGTAAGACCGCGATAGTGACCGGAGCAAGCAGCGGGATCGGGGCCGCCACGGCGCGGCGCCTGGCGGCGGAGGGGTTCAACGTGGTGCTCGCGGCGCGGCGCCGCGACCGCCTCGACGCCCTCGCCAAGGAGATCGCCGAGACCGTGCCGGGCGCCGCGAAGATCGTCCCGCTCACCCTGGACGTCACGTCGCAGGAGTCGGTGGACGCGCTCGCGGCGGCGGTCGACACCTGCCACGTGCTGGTCAACAACGCGGGCGGCGCCGTCGGCCTGGAGAGCGTCGCGGCCGCCGACCTCGCCGACTGGCAGACGATGTACGACACCAACGTGCTGGGCCTGGTCCGGGTGACCAAGGCGGTCCTGCCGAAGCTGGTCGAGAGCGGCGCCGGGCACGTGGTGAACATCACCTCGCTCGCCGCGCACGTCCCGTACGAGGGCGGCGGCGGGTACAACGCGGCCAAGCACGCCGCCTACGCGGTCAACGACGTGCTGCGGCTGGAGCTGGTCGCCGAGCCGGTGCGCATCACCGAGATCGCGCCGGGGCTGGTGAAGACGGAGGAGTTCTCCCTGGTCCGGTTCCGCGGGGACGCCGAGCGGGCCGCCAAGCCGTACGAGGGCGTCCCGGAGCCGCTCGTCGCCGAGGACGTCGCCGACTGCGTGGCCTGGGCCGTCACCCGCCCGGCGCACGTCAACATCGACCGCATCGACGTGCAGCCCCGCGTGCAGGCCGCCCCCTACAAGCTGCACCGCGAGTAG